One stretch of Armatimonadota bacterium DNA includes these proteins:
- a CDS encoding ribonuclease H-like YkuK family protein, with protein sequence MREAWEAGARWFILGVGVVVEYVSPTFGRLSFEEMFRALVAFVQEEPERPYHLIVGTDSVVADQTCFVTAIVIHRVGHGARYFYRKQYNRKITSLRQRILYEAALSLEVALRLSSALAHNGYAQLPIEIHLDVGDRGETKSVIREVVGMITGSGYAARTKPEAYVATKVADRHSK encoded by the coding sequence TTGAGGGAAGCCTGGGAGGCCGGGGCCCGATGGTTTATACTGGGCGTGGGTGTCGTCGTGGAGTATGTGAGCCCGACCTTCGGGCGCCTGTCCTTCGAGGAGATGTTCCGGGCCCTGGTGGCGTTCGTCCAGGAGGAGCCCGAGCGTCCCTACCACCTCATCGTCGGCACCGATTCCGTGGTGGCGGACCAGACCTGCTTTGTGACCGCCATCGTCATCCATCGGGTCGGCCACGGGGCGCGGTACTTCTACCGGAAGCAGTACAACCGCAAGATCACCAGCCTCCGCCAGCGGATCCTGTACGAGGCGGCCCTGAGCCTGGAGGTCGCCTTGCGGCTCTCCAGCGCCCTCGCCCACAACGGCTACGCGCAGCTTCCCATCGAGATCCACTTGGACGTCGGAGACCGCGGGGAGACCAAGTCCGTGATCCGGGAGGTGGTGGGGATGATCACGGGCTCCGGGTACGCGGCGAGGACCAAGCCGGAGGCCTACGTGGCCACCAAGGTGGCGGACCGGCACTCGAAGTGA
- a CDS encoding MOSC domain-containing protein translates to MTDPLEALEAYPFGRTGEVTHLVLSPRPGDHRLVEALELAPGLGPVGEYAAKQFWKGRRVPGREVSAVNAEFLALMGIAPEVPGDNLIVRGIRLDRLSPGTLLRVGGVRLRRSATPHRPCVRFRSRAGELAFALAALGWRGALFEVLDGGVVRVGDPVEVLG, encoded by the coding sequence GTGACCGATCCCTTGGAAGCTCTGGAGGCCTACCCGTTCGGCCGGACCGGGGAGGTGACGCACCTCGTACTCTCCCCGCGCCCCGGGGACCACCGGCTGGTGGAGGCGTTGGAGCTCGCACCGGGCCTCGGCCCCGTCGGGGAGTACGCGGCCAAGCAGTTCTGGAAGGGCCGACGGGTGCCGGGGCGGGAGGTGAGCGCCGTGAACGCGGAGTTCCTCGCGCTCATGGGCATCGCTCCTGAAGTCCCCGGGGACAACCTGATCGTGCGGGGCATCCGCCTGGACCGGCTTTCGCCGGGCACGCTGCTTCGGGTCGGGGGGGTGCGCCTCCGGCGGAGTGCGACGCCTCACCGGCCCTGCGTCCGCTTCCGGAGTCGGGCGGGGGAGCTCGCCTTCGCGCTGGCGGCCCTGGGCTGGCGGGGGGCCCTGTTCGAGGTGCTCGACGGGGGCGTGGTGCGCGTGGGAGATCCGGTGGAGGTGCTGGGGTGA
- a CDS encoding biotin transporter BioY, translating into MSPRSLALAALGAALTAICAQLSLTLPLLTSVPFTLQVFAVLLMGAVLGARTGALAELLYLLLGAAGVPVFAHFRAGLQVLVGPTGGYLWSYPLAAFLVGWAADQARDRRSFVRNAAVGMVAGIACIYALGVMGLVLSGAAPTVGHAVRIGVVPFVWFDLLKAALALLVADRIRAVVPGRELAR; encoded by the coding sequence ATGAGCCCCCGATCCCTGGCCCTGGCCGCCTTGGGCGCGGCCCTGACCGCCATCTGCGCGCAGCTGAGCCTCACCCTGCCGCTCCTTACGAGCGTGCCCTTTACCCTCCAGGTGTTCGCGGTTCTGCTCATGGGAGCCGTGTTGGGCGCGCGGACCGGAGCCCTCGCGGAGCTCCTGTACCTGCTGCTGGGCGCCGCGGGGGTACCCGTGTTCGCGCACTTCCGGGCCGGACTCCAGGTGCTCGTGGGACCCACGGGCGGATACCTGTGGTCGTACCCGCTCGCGGCCTTCCTGGTGGGATGGGCAGCAGATCAGGCCAGGGATCGCAGGAGCTTCGTGCGCAACGCGGCCGTCGGCATGGTCGCCGGCATCGCGTGCATCTACGCCCTGGGCGTAATGGGGCTGGTGCTCTCGGGAGCCGCGCCCACCGTGGGACACGCGGTGCGGATCGGCGTGGTTCCCTTCGTCTGGTTCGACCTCCTCAAAGCTGCCCTGGCGCTCCTGGTGGCGGATCGGATCCGGGCAGTGGTTCCGGGTCGGGAGCTGGCGCGGTGA
- the gcvPB gene encoding aminomethyl-transferring glycine dehydrogenase subunit GcvPB, with protein MKERDFPLIFERSTPGRRAHGLPEADVPEVPLGSLVPTEVQRKAPPALPEVSELEVVRHFTLLSHRNFSVDQGFVPLGSCTMKYNPKVHEEVARYEGFSRLHPYTPEELVQGALRLMGELGEELQELTGMDAVTFQPAAGAQGEFVGLLMIRAYFARRGEERTKVIVPDSAHGTNPASARMAGYQVVTVPSDGRGNMDLRRLEAALGPEVAAVMLTNPNTLGLFEEHVDRIAELAHAHGAQMYLDGANLNAMLGITRPGDQGFDVMHANLHKTFSTPHGGGGPGACALLVKRHLEPFLPLPVVRRVGDRYALDWDRPHSIGRVRAFYGNFGNLVRAYAYLRALGAEGLRAVAEHAVLHANYLRVRLAPCYEIPYSRVCKHEFVASGIRQKRRSGVTAKDIAKRLLDYGFHAPTVYFPLIVEEALMIEPTETESLQVLDAFAEAMIAIDRESQENPEVLKTAPHTTPVRRLDEVRAARYPNLRWEPEPRRCMG; from the coding sequence ATGAAGGAACGGGACTTCCCCCTGATCTTCGAGCGGAGCACCCCGGGGCGACGGGCGCACGGGCTCCCGGAGGCCGACGTGCCGGAAGTGCCGCTCGGGTCGCTGGTGCCGACGGAGGTGCAACGCAAGGCCCCACCCGCCCTCCCGGAAGTGAGCGAGCTGGAGGTGGTGCGCCACTTCACCCTCCTCTCCCACCGGAACTTCTCCGTTGACCAGGGATTTGTCCCCCTGGGCTCGTGCACCATGAAGTACAACCCGAAGGTGCACGAAGAGGTGGCCCGGTACGAGGGCTTTTCGCGCCTGCACCCCTACACCCCCGAGGAACTGGTGCAGGGGGCCCTGCGGCTGATGGGGGAGCTGGGGGAGGAACTCCAAGAATTGACGGGCATGGACGCGGTGACCTTTCAGCCCGCAGCCGGCGCGCAGGGGGAGTTCGTGGGGCTCCTGATGATCCGGGCGTACTTCGCGCGGCGGGGGGAGGAGCGGACGAAGGTGATCGTGCCCGACAGCGCCCACGGCACCAACCCCGCCTCCGCCCGCATGGCGGGCTACCAGGTGGTGACGGTTCCCAGCGACGGGCGGGGCAACATGGACCTCCGTCGGCTCGAGGCAGCCCTGGGGCCGGAGGTGGCCGCGGTGATGCTCACCAACCCCAACACGTTGGGGCTCTTCGAGGAGCACGTGGATCGCATCGCGGAGCTGGCCCACGCGCATGGCGCCCAGATGTACCTGGACGGCGCAAACCTCAACGCCATGCTGGGGATCACCCGGCCCGGGGACCAGGGGTTTGACGTGATGCACGCCAACCTCCACAAGACCTTCAGCACCCCGCATGGGGGTGGAGGGCCGGGAGCCTGCGCGCTGCTGGTGAAGCGGCACCTGGAGCCGTTCCTCCCGCTCCCGGTGGTGCGGCGGGTGGGGGACCGGTACGCCCTGGACTGGGACCGACCACACAGCATCGGGCGGGTGCGGGCCTTCTACGGGAACTTCGGAAACCTCGTGCGGGCCTACGCATACCTGCGGGCCCTGGGCGCGGAGGGACTGCGGGCGGTGGCGGAGCACGCGGTGTTGCACGCCAACTACCTGCGGGTTCGCCTTGCGCCTTGCTACGAGATCCCCTACAGCCGCGTCTGCAAGCACGAGTTCGTGGCCAGCGGGATCCGCCAGAAGCGGAGGAGCGGGGTGACCGCCAAGGACATCGCCAAACGACTGCTGGATTACGGGTTCCATGCGCCCACGGTGTACTTTCCCCTCATCGTGGAGGAGGCGTTGATGATCGAGCCCACGGAGACGGAAAGCCTGCAGGTGCTGGACGCGTTCGCGGAAGCCATGATCGCCATAGACCGCGAATCTCAGGAGAACCCGGAGGTGCTCAAGACGGCGCCGCACACCACGCCCGTGCGACGGCTGGACGAAGTCCGGGCGGCCCGATACCCTAACCTCCGGTGGGAACCCGAACCCAGGAGGTGCATGGGATGA
- the gcvPA gene encoding aminomethyl-transferring glycine dehydrogenase subunit GcvPA, whose protein sequence is MRYIPTTPEERAHMLRTIGVRSLEDLFADIPERVRLQRPLRLRPPLSDPDLLRSFRALADENAHAGRLVCFAGAGAYDHFIPPAVWQLASRGEFLTAYTPYQPEVSQGALQAGYEYQTMVCELLSMEVANASLYDGASALAEAVGMARDLTQRNRVVVSTAVHPEYRQVVRTYTASLGVEVVEVPHREGRTPVETVARAVDERTAAVVVQQPNFFGGIEDPQTLGEVAHRAGALFVLASADPLAFGLLAPPGEVGADVVAAEGQPLGNPLNFGGPSLGILATRMSFVRRMPGRLVGATVDAEGRRGFVLTLQTREQHIRREKATSNICTNEFLNALAATLYLSLLGPDGVRRVAELCVRKAHYLKERVASLPGYAIAFPGPTFHEFVVRTPRPAEEIVRALAEEGFLAGVPLGRFHPELGDDLLVCVTESRTREEMDRFVEALRQVA, encoded by the coding sequence GTGCGGTACATCCCCACGACCCCGGAGGAGCGGGCGCACATGCTGCGCACCATCGGGGTGCGCTCCCTCGAAGACCTCTTCGCGGACATCCCCGAACGGGTTCGGCTGCAAAGGCCGCTGCGCCTTCGCCCCCCACTCTCGGACCCGGATCTCCTGCGCTCCTTCCGGGCCCTGGCGGACGAGAACGCCCACGCGGGCAGGCTGGTGTGTTTCGCGGGAGCAGGGGCGTACGACCACTTCATCCCCCCTGCGGTGTGGCAACTGGCCAGCCGGGGCGAGTTCCTCACCGCCTACACCCCGTATCAGCCGGAGGTCAGCCAGGGGGCGCTGCAGGCGGGCTATGAGTACCAGACCATGGTCTGCGAGCTGCTGAGCATGGAGGTGGCGAACGCCTCCCTGTACGACGGCGCCAGCGCCCTCGCGGAGGCGGTGGGGATGGCCCGGGACCTAACACAGCGGAACCGGGTGGTCGTGAGCACCGCCGTCCATCCGGAGTACCGGCAGGTGGTGCGCACCTACACCGCGAGCCTGGGCGTGGAGGTGGTGGAGGTCCCGCACCGGGAGGGGCGGACCCCCGTGGAGACCGTGGCGCGGGCCGTGGACGAGCGCACCGCGGCGGTGGTGGTCCAGCAGCCCAACTTCTTCGGCGGGATCGAGGACCCCCAGACCCTGGGGGAGGTGGCCCACAGGGCAGGGGCCCTGTTCGTCCTCGCGAGTGCAGATCCGCTGGCGTTTGGGCTCCTCGCCCCTCCCGGGGAGGTGGGGGCGGATGTCGTGGCGGCGGAAGGGCAGCCCCTCGGCAATCCCCTGAACTTCGGGGGCCCGTCCCTCGGGATCCTCGCCACCCGCATGTCCTTCGTGCGGCGGATGCCGGGCCGATTGGTGGGGGCCACGGTGGACGCGGAGGGTCGGCGGGGGTTCGTGCTCACCCTGCAGACCCGGGAGCAGCACATCCGGCGGGAGAAGGCCACGAGCAACATCTGCACCAACGAGTTCCTCAACGCGCTGGCGGCCACCCTCTACCTGAGCCTGCTGGGACCGGACGGGGTGCGCAGGGTGGCGGAACTGTGCGTGCGGAAGGCCCACTACCTCAAGGAGCGGGTCGCATCGCTCCCGGGATACGCCATCGCCTTCCCGGGTCCCACCTTCCACGAGTTCGTGGTGCGCACCCCTCGACCCGCGGAGGAAATCGTCCGGGCACTGGCGGAGGAGGGGTTCCTGGCAGGGGTTCCCCTGGGGCGGTTCCATCCGGAACTGGGCGATGACCTCCTGGTGTGCGTCACGGAATCCCGCACCCGGGAGGAGATGGACCGGTTCGTGGAGGCCTTGCGGCAGGTGGCATGA
- the gcvH gene encoding glycine cleavage system protein GcvH: protein MNAEADVVPEDLRYTTEHEWVRLEDGRARVGITKFAADRLSDIVYVELPEVGREVRFLEPFGVIESVKAASDLYSPLTGRVVAVNERLRNEPELVTQDPYGEGWMILIEPTDPSELDRLLDAAAYRRHIGEV from the coding sequence ATGAACGCGGAGGCGGATGTGGTTCCGGAGGACCTGCGGTACACCACAGAGCACGAATGGGTGCGGCTGGAGGACGGCCGGGCCCGGGTGGGGATCACGAAGTTCGCCGCGGACCGGCTCAGCGACATCGTGTACGTGGAGCTCCCGGAGGTGGGGCGGGAGGTGCGCTTCCTGGAGCCCTTCGGGGTGATCGAGTCCGTGAAGGCGGCCAGCGACCTCTACTCGCCCCTTACGGGCCGGGTGGTGGCGGTGAACGAGCGGCTGCGGAACGAGCCGGAGCTGGTGACTCAGGATCCGTACGGCGAGGGCTGGATGATCCTGATCGAGCCCACGGATCCCTCCGAGCTAGACCGGCTCCTGGATGCCGCCGCGTACCGCCGGCACATCGGGGAAGTCTAG
- the gcvT gene encoding glycine cleavage system aminomethyltransferase GcvT, translated as MRDGRLARTPLYAHHLRLEARMMAFAGWEMPLQYQGILAEHRAVRTSCGVFDISHLSEFWVRGPRALEDLDRLLANDPRRLVDGQALYTPMCNEAGGMVDDLLVLRFSEDRFLVVGNAARREADLAWLRTHAASEVVDATEELALLAVQGPASEAVLRPLVKVDLSGLPRHRFVPETAVAGVPATVSRTGYTGEDGFEVFCPWDRAAPVWEALRRAGAVPCGLGARDTLRLEAGYLLYGQDVDEHTTPLEAGLGWTVKLQDRRFIGSEALREQVRTGVRRRLRGLVLEGHTIARRGCPILRDGAPAGAVTSGTWGPWVERSLALGYLLPEHAEPGTPVTVKVRDRPVPAEVVALPFYRRAAQRAQ; from the coding sequence ATGCGTGACGGACGGCTCGCCCGCACGCCCTTGTACGCGCATCACCTCCGACTGGAGGCCCGCATGATGGCCTTTGCGGGGTGGGAGATGCCCCTGCAGTACCAGGGGATCTTGGCGGAGCACCGGGCGGTGCGCACGTCCTGCGGGGTCTTCGACATCTCCCACCTGAGCGAGTTCTGGGTCCGGGGACCGAGGGCCCTGGAGGACCTGGACCGGTTGCTCGCCAACGACCCCCGTCGGTTGGTGGACGGACAGGCCCTCTACACCCCCATGTGCAACGAGGCCGGGGGGATGGTGGACGATCTCCTGGTGCTGCGGTTTTCGGAGGACCGGTTCCTGGTGGTGGGGAACGCGGCCCGACGCGAGGCGGATCTCGCGTGGCTGCGCACCCACGCGGCCTCGGAGGTGGTGGACGCGACGGAGGAACTCGCCCTCCTGGCGGTGCAGGGGCCGGCGTCGGAAGCGGTCCTGCGGCCCCTGGTGAAGGTGGACCTCTCCGGGCTGCCTCGTCACCGGTTCGTCCCCGAGACGGCCGTGGCAGGGGTACCGGCCACCGTCTCCCGCACGGGGTACACCGGGGAGGACGGGTTCGAGGTGTTCTGCCCGTGGGATCGCGCAGCGCCCGTGTGGGAGGCCCTGCGGAGGGCAGGAGCGGTGCCCTGCGGGCTCGGAGCCCGGGACACCTTGCGGCTGGAGGCGGGATACCTGCTGTATGGCCAGGACGTGGACGAGCACACCACGCCCTTGGAGGCGGGACTGGGCTGGACGGTGAAGCTCCAGGACCGGAGGTTCATCGGGTCGGAGGCCCTGCGGGAACAGGTCAGGACGGGGGTACGCCGGAGGCTGCGCGGGCTCGTGCTGGAGGGCCATACCATCGCCCGGAGAGGCTGCCCCATCCTGCGGGACGGGGCACCGGCCGGAGCGGTGACCAGCGGCACCTGGGGACCCTGGGTCGAACGCAGCCTCGCCCTCGGATACCTCCTCCCGGAGCACGCGGAACCCGGAACCCCGGTGACGGTGAAGGTGCGGGACCGCCCGGTTCCGGCAGAGGTGGTGGCCCTTCCCTTTTACCGGCGCGCGGCGCAGAGAGCACAATGA
- a CDS encoding phosphoribosyltransferase family protein has translation MFRDRHHAGRVLAAALRPRVAPEEDVLVLGIPRGGVVVADEVAASLGAELDIIVPRKLRAPQNPELAVGAVAEDGSLYLDERSLWALRVDQAYIDQEAAFQMAEIQRRLRAYRGDRPPPRVEGRTVILVDDGIATGSTMIAAVRSARAKKAGRVVVGVPVAPPESVRRLQQEADEVVCVHEDPYFMAVGQFYEDFRQVSDEEVCAILNAAWHRSGAGPGPQIHA, from the coding sequence GTGTTCCGGGACCGCCACCACGCGGGCCGGGTCCTGGCCGCGGCCCTCCGACCCCGGGTCGCACCGGAGGAGGACGTGCTGGTCCTGGGGATCCCGCGGGGGGGTGTGGTGGTGGCGGACGAGGTGGCGGCGTCCTTGGGGGCGGAGCTCGACATCATCGTCCCCCGGAAGCTGCGCGCCCCGCAGAACCCGGAGCTGGCCGTCGGCGCGGTGGCGGAGGACGGGAGCCTCTACCTGGACGAGCGCAGCCTCTGGGCACTGCGGGTGGACCAGGCCTACATCGATCAGGAGGCGGCGTTTCAGATGGCGGAGATCCAGCGTCGGTTGCGGGCCTACCGGGGCGATCGGCCCCCTCCCCGCGTGGAGGGACGTACCGTGATCCTGGTGGACGACGGGATCGCCACGGGCTCCACCATGATCGCCGCGGTGCGGTCCGCGCGTGCGAAGAAGGCGGGCCGGGTGGTGGTGGGGGTCCCCGTGGCCCCTCCGGAGAGCGTGCGCCGCCTCCAGCAGGAGGCGGACGAGGTGGTGTGCGTCCACGAGGACCCGTACTTCATGGCCGTGGGGCAGTTCTACGAGGACTTCCGACAGGTCTCCGACGAAGAGGTGTGCGCGATCCTGAACGCCGCCTGGCACCGTTCCGGGGCCGGACCAGGGCCGCAGATCCATGCGTGA
- a CDS encoding DUF4446 family protein: protein MREHVLVWVLGAITGVLLVFVGILGAWVRRLVQVARASTEDALAEQLREHRQGLEELRADLQSTRASLAELGEQLSRCVQRVGLVRFDAFEDVGGRVSFALALLDGKGDGVVLSVLNGREAVRAYAKTLVNGTPSHPLSVEEKEAIAMAQDVRRTQAVR from the coding sequence ATGAGGGAGCACGTGTTGGTCTGGGTACTGGGGGCGATCACGGGGGTCCTCCTGGTGTTCGTGGGGATTCTGGGCGCGTGGGTGCGACGGCTGGTGCAGGTGGCCCGGGCCAGCACGGAGGATGCTCTAGCGGAACAGCTCCGGGAGCACCGCCAGGGCCTTGAGGAGCTCCGGGCCGATCTCCAGAGCACGCGCGCCTCCCTGGCGGAGCTGGGGGAGCAGCTCAGCCGGTGCGTCCAGCGGGTGGGACTCGTGCGGTTCGATGCCTTCGAGGACGTGGGCGGCCGCGTTTCCTTTGCCCTGGCCCTCCTGGACGGGAAGGGCGATGGCGTGGTGCTGAGCGTCCTCAATGGCCGGGAGGCGGTGCGGGCGTACGCGAAGACCCTCGTCAACGGGACCCCCTCCCATCCCTTGTCGGTGGAAGAAAAGGAGGCCATCGCCATGGCCCAAGACGTCCGGCGAACCCAAGCGGTCCGGTAG
- a CDS encoding pyridoxal-dependent decarboxylase, producing the protein MSNIRPQGELFLQGLERLGRWIADYLDHSERYPVLARVRPGEIREKLPPSPPEDPEPFERIFTDFQEILLPGITHWNHPGFFAYFAITGSAPGVLGEVLCAALNVNGMLWRTCPAATELEEVTLDWLRQLLGLPPRFGIIMDTASVASLCAMAAARESLGLGIREQGMAGRPDLPRLRIYTSEHAHSSIEKGAIVLGFGQEGVRKIPVDGEFRMRPDALAEAIEEDLRAGWRPAGVVATVGTTSTTSVDPVPEIAEICERYGIWLHVDAAYAGVAAILPEKRHVLAGCERADSLVVNPHKWLTVPIDCSAFYTRRPEVLRRAFSLVPEYLRTPEEDAVNFMDYGIQLGRRFRALKLWMVLRMFGASGLREMVRRHIALAREFAGWVDEDPDFERMAPVPFSTVCFRARPRGVPEEALDALNEQLLEAVNRTGEAYLSHTRLDGRLVLRLAIGHLRTEHRHVRRCWELLRERLADLLREADTNR; encoded by the coding sequence ATGAGCAATATACGGCCACAGGGAGAACTCTTCCTGCAGGGACTTGAGCGACTCGGACGGTGGATCGCGGACTACCTGGACCACAGCGAGCGCTACCCGGTCCTCGCGCGGGTGCGGCCCGGCGAGATCCGGGAGAAGCTTCCCCCCTCCCCCCCGGAGGATCCGGAGCCCTTTGAGCGCATCTTCACAGACTTCCAGGAAATCCTCCTGCCGGGGATCACGCACTGGAACCACCCGGGCTTTTTCGCCTACTTCGCCATCACGGGCTCCGCGCCCGGCGTGCTGGGGGAGGTGCTGTGTGCGGCCCTGAACGTGAACGGGATGCTGTGGCGCACCTGCCCCGCGGCCACGGAGCTGGAGGAGGTTACCCTGGACTGGCTGCGGCAGCTCTTGGGACTTCCGCCCCGGTTCGGGATCATCATGGACACGGCGTCCGTCGCTTCCCTGTGCGCCATGGCCGCGGCCCGGGAGTCCCTTGGCCTCGGAATCCGGGAACAGGGCATGGCGGGGAGGCCGGATCTCCCTCGGCTGCGCATTTACACCTCCGAGCACGCCCATTCCTCCATCGAGAAGGGCGCCATCGTGCTGGGGTTCGGGCAGGAAGGCGTACGGAAGATCCCCGTGGACGGGGAGTTCCGCATGAGGCCCGACGCCTTAGCGGAGGCCATCGAGGAGGACCTGCGGGCAGGGTGGCGGCCCGCGGGCGTGGTGGCCACGGTGGGGACCACCTCCACCACCAGCGTGGACCCGGTTCCGGAGATCGCGGAGATCTGCGAGCGGTACGGGATCTGGTTGCACGTGGACGCGGCCTACGCGGGGGTCGCTGCCATCCTCCCCGAGAAGCGGCACGTGCTCGCGGGGTGCGAACGGGCGGATTCCCTCGTGGTGAACCCCCACAAGTGGCTCACGGTCCCCATTGACTGCTCCGCCTTCTACACCCGTCGACCGGAAGTCCTGCGGCGGGCCTTCAGCCTCGTGCCCGAGTACCTCCGCACCCCGGAGGAGGATGCGGTGAACTTCATGGACTATGGGATCCAGCTCGGTCGGCGGTTCCGGGCTCTGAAGCTGTGGATGGTGTTGCGGATGTTCGGCGCTTCAGGGCTGCGGGAGATGGTCCGTCGTCACATCGCCCTCGCCCGGGAGTTCGCGGGGTGGGTGGACGAGGATCCAGACTTCGAACGGATGGCCCCCGTGCCCTTCAGTACCGTGTGTTTCCGCGCGCGCCCACGGGGGGTTCCGGAGGAGGCCCTGGACGCCCTCAACGAGCAGCTCCTGGAGGCGGTGAACCGCACGGGGGAAGCGTACCTCTCGCATACCCGGCTGGATGGACGTCTCGTGCTCCGGCTGGCCATCGGACACCTGCGGACGGAGCACCGGCACGTGCGCCGGTGCTGGGAACTTCTCCGGGAGCGGCTCGCGGACCTCCTCCGGGAGGCGGACACGAACCGGTAG
- a CDS encoding GGDEF domain-containing protein yields the protein MVLLRGTRRRPAPSPRWKEVGEGTQATHRRGYRAFAAGLGLTGLVATGLAVRALPHLPRGYVLFLVLALLGGFVVVRLRSGLLLSLQVPLAPVWLYGWPAAPPLFLLSLPALVLLHRTTFWRGLVYFGGGTVWSLLAGLAFQHVVPRFRPPWGELGGMALGGTVYAVGTVLTVAAGHYLATGRLDPLSPRGLLGTGGVVFLVAGPPSYLMVLATQNPSQPHLLTLAIWLLTAMALKGFLETREANTRLREALTELQQLSVTDPLTGLFNRRHFMEILEREMSRHGRYGQPFSLLLLDVRNLKHINDTRGHPAGDAVLCSVADALRGRLRRSDLAFRIGGDEFAVLLPHTDPQGAYRLALGLYDRLRAQDPLADVTIGVAGFPAHARDPTSLIAAADAALYRARAVGDPVGIVQSP from the coding sequence ATGGTCCTTCTCCGGGGAACCCGACGGCGCCCGGCCCCTTCCCCGCGGTGGAAGGAGGTCGGGGAGGGAACGCAGGCAACCCATCGCCGGGGCTACCGGGCTTTCGCCGCCGGCCTGGGCCTGACCGGGCTCGTGGCCACCGGGCTCGCCGTACGCGCCCTTCCGCATCTTCCGCGCGGCTATGTTCTCTTCCTCGTCCTCGCGCTCCTTGGAGGCTTCGTCGTCGTCCGCCTGCGTTCCGGTCTCCTCCTCTCCCTCCAGGTCCCCCTCGCACCCGTCTGGCTATACGGATGGCCCGCGGCTCCGCCCCTCTTCTTGCTTTCCCTCCCCGCCCTGGTCCTCCTCCATCGTACGACCTTCTGGCGAGGGTTGGTGTACTTCGGGGGTGGAACCGTCTGGTCCCTCCTCGCCGGACTCGCGTTCCAGCATGTGGTCCCTCGGTTCCGGCCCCCTTGGGGGGAACTCGGCGGCATGGCCCTGGGAGGCACGGTGTACGCGGTAGGCACCGTACTCACCGTCGCCGCAGGCCACTACCTCGCCACGGGCCGCCTGGACCCCCTCTCTCCGCGGGGCCTTTTGGGGACGGGTGGGGTGGTGTTTCTGGTCGCCGGTCCCCCCTCGTACCTGATGGTGCTGGCCACGCAGAACCCTTCTCAGCCCCACCTGCTCACCCTCGCCATCTGGCTCCTCACCGCGATGGCGCTGAAGGGGTTCCTGGAGACCCGGGAGGCCAATACCCGGTTGCGGGAGGCTCTCACGGAGCTCCAGCAGCTCTCCGTCACGGATCCCCTCACGGGCCTCTTCAACCGCCGCCACTTCATGGAGATCCTGGAGCGGGAGATGAGCCGGCACGGCCGATACGGGCAGCCCTTTTCCTTACTGCTCCTCGACGTCCGCAACCTCAAGCACATCAACGACACCCGGGGACATCCCGCGGGCGATGCCGTGCTCTGCTCGGTGGCGGACGCGCTCCGCGGCCGGCTGCGTAGGAGCGACCTCGCCTTCCGCATCGGCGGGGACGAGTTCGCAGTCCTCCTCCCTCACACGGACCCCCAGGGGGCGTACCGCCTCGCCCTTGGCCTCTACGACCGGCTCCGCGCTCAGGATCCCCTCGCGGACGTCACCATCGGCGTGGCCGGGTTCCCCGCGCACGCCCGGGACCCCACCTCCCTCATCGCGGCCGCGGACGCAGCCCTCTACCGGGCCCGGGCCGTCGGGGACCCCGTGGGGATCGTGCAATCGCCTTAA